A region of Massilia sp. WG5 DNA encodes the following proteins:
- a CDS encoding AAA family ATPase — translation MKATSSAIRDIRVHPGQWWSISGRVQERITEVNGYRILEYQFEATSCTLLRPSGEHIINFIADNPDFSGIGPVKARKLWETFGDKLYHLLDTRDSSTLATILTSESAAQAVKAWAQHGDSQTLQWLQAKGFDLKLGRKVLEFYAEETVQKLDEDPYRLLSFCASWERVDALARVHFGLNADDPRRLQGAIEEACYRMFTAGHTAGSITTVMGFLKTILGSQTSSFRWRKLVSEALSQGLTNGSFVVSPQGIQALGPLVMERQVASAVAVRVRTAKEVAPELPSSAYINRLIAAYERVERIVLNKEQNEAVHLGVTSRFGLIIGGAGVGKTTTLRALYHVLDAVGVQVVQLALAGRAAKRMQEATGRSATTLASFLRNPKSGSLDGGSLIVIDEASMVDIITMNGLCELIGPAPRLLLVGDPAQLMPVGPGLVLHVLAQMPPIPKVQLQTVKRYGGDIGLAASAIREGHWPNLTENPDEPIAFIPCSADAYEGKDSIAEIVVGLYRDDPTNTQVLCTKRNGPAGTGWLNTLCQNTLASTDDALMVWSRQHGTYVHTGFRLSDPVLCTRNIRDRGLQNGSLGVIAKIEQISYGKVGTQLAADLVIGWIDWDDGERRPIVEDMLDDLQLGYAITVHKAQGSQWPRVVVALTGHRSLDRTLVYTAVTRAQRQVILVGNVEAVKAAVAAVPQAQLRRVELDAHVCAALS, via the coding sequence GTGAAGGCTACTTCAAGTGCCATTCGCGACATACGGGTCCATCCTGGACAGTGGTGGTCGATATCGGGACGTGTACAGGAACGCATTACGGAAGTTAATGGCTACCGAATTCTGGAGTACCAGTTCGAGGCGACAAGCTGCACCCTTTTGCGGCCGTCAGGCGAGCACATAATTAATTTTATCGCTGACAACCCAGATTTTTCCGGTATCGGTCCCGTAAAAGCGCGGAAACTTTGGGAAACGTTTGGCGACAAGCTTTACCACCTGCTCGATACTCGTGATAGTTCTACTCTGGCCACTATTCTAACATCAGAAAGTGCCGCTCAGGCAGTCAAGGCTTGGGCTCAGCACGGAGACAGCCAGACATTGCAGTGGTTACAGGCAAAAGGATTCGACTTAAAGTTAGGTCGAAAGGTGCTTGAGTTTTATGCTGAGGAGACCGTTCAAAAACTGGACGAGGACCCTTACCGACTCCTGAGTTTTTGCGCTAGTTGGGAGCGTGTCGATGCTCTCGCGCGCGTCCACTTTGGCCTCAACGCCGATGACCCTCGGCGGCTACAAGGCGCCATTGAAGAAGCATGCTACCGGATGTTCACAGCTGGCCATACCGCCGGGTCCATAACTACAGTAATGGGTTTCCTAAAGACGATTCTAGGTTCTCAGACATCGTCATTCCGATGGCGCAAGTTGGTTTCAGAAGCGCTGTCTCAAGGATTGACGAATGGAAGCTTTGTAGTAAGCCCCCAAGGGATTCAAGCCTTGGGCCCTCTGGTAATGGAACGACAAGTGGCGAGTGCGGTAGCCGTGCGCGTTCGCACAGCCAAAGAAGTTGCTCCCGAATTGCCTAGTAGCGCTTACATCAATCGCTTAATAGCGGCGTACGAGCGAGTAGAACGCATCGTGCTTAACAAAGAACAAAACGAGGCGGTTCACCTCGGGGTGACTTCACGTTTCGGCCTTATTATCGGTGGCGCCGGCGTTGGCAAAACCACCACGCTTAGAGCTCTATATCATGTCCTTGACGCTGTTGGCGTGCAAGTCGTGCAACTCGCACTGGCTGGGCGTGCTGCTAAGCGTATGCAAGAAGCTACAGGTCGCTCCGCAACGACTCTTGCAAGCTTCCTTCGAAATCCGAAATCTGGGTCGCTCGACGGTGGCAGTCTTATCGTTATCGATGAGGCAAGCATGGTCGACATTATTACGATGAACGGCTTATGCGAACTTATCGGTCCAGCACCCCGACTGCTATTAGTAGGCGACCCTGCCCAATTGATGCCCGTTGGGCCCGGGCTCGTTTTACACGTTCTTGCACAGATGCCACCAATACCGAAAGTGCAATTACAGACAGTTAAGCGCTATGGCGGGGACATTGGTCTAGCTGCCTCGGCTATCCGTGAGGGACACTGGCCTAATCTCACTGAGAATCCTGACGAGCCAATTGCATTCATCCCTTGCTCGGCAGATGCTTATGAGGGCAAGGATTCCATTGCTGAGATAGTTGTCGGCTTGTATCGCGATGACCCTACGAATACCCAAGTTTTATGTACTAAACGAAATGGCCCGGCCGGCACAGGATGGCTAAATACACTCTGCCAAAACACACTTGCCTCGACAGATGACGCGTTGATGGTCTGGAGCAGGCAACACGGCACATACGTCCACACTGGCTTCCGTCTCAGCGACCCGGTGCTATGCACCCGAAACATTAGGGACCGCGGCCTGCAGAACGGGTCACTTGGTGTAATTGCAAAAATTGAGCAAATAAGCTACGGCAAGGTTGGCACCCAACTTGCCGCTGACTTGGTTATTGGCTGGATTGACTGGGATGACGGGGAACGAAGACCTATCGTTGAAGACATGCTTGACGACTTACAACTAGGGTATGCAATTACGGTACATAAGGCGCAGGGCTCGCAGTGGCCTCGCGTTGTTGTCGCACTGACGGGACACCGGTCGCTTGACCGAACTCTTGTCTACACAGCGGTCACGCGAGCGCAGCGGCAGGTCATTCTTGTTGGAAATGTTGAGGCAGTGAAGGCCGCGGTTGCGGCCGTGCCGCAGGCGCAGCTGCGTCGTGTAGAGCTAGACGCTCATGTCTGTGCCGCACTCTCCTAA
- a CDS encoding VPA1267 family protein — MQVALMANGRQVAEQNFRSFIAWIASKTDDDFRAMTNRSVLSRTEIAAQCNFAKSALDQNPRIKLALRELESTLRLRGVLPSAVRLDTVGAAVTLMRQPTRVRETHEAEYIRRLEHENATLKAEVVELKRALIKFSVLQDALAHAGRLPR; from the coding sequence ATGCAGGTGGCGCTGATGGCTAACGGTCGACAAGTCGCCGAGCAAAATTTCCGTTCATTTATTGCATGGATAGCGAGTAAGACGGACGACGATTTCCGTGCCATGACGAACCGTAGTGTGTTGTCACGCACGGAGATTGCAGCGCAGTGCAACTTCGCCAAGTCAGCCCTTGACCAAAACCCCCGTATCAAACTTGCGCTACGGGAGCTTGAGAGCACTTTGCGCCTACGCGGGGTGCTGCCATCCGCCGTCCGCCTTGATACCGTTGGCGCCGCGGTCACTTTAATGCGGCAGCCTACGCGCGTTCGCGAGACACATGAAGCAGAGTATATCCGGCGGCTGGAGCACGAGAATGCTACGCTTAAAGCTGAAGTTGTCGAGCTTAAACGGGCCCTCATCAAATTCAGCGTGCTCCAGGACGCGCTCGCTCACGCCGGGAGGCTACCCCGTTGA
- a CDS encoding tyrosine-type recombinase/integrase, protein MALKNVRKKQVTWSGTLTWELKDRAGVPISVFSEFCRKLTGLAYATQLRYTTVVARFIDYLYEVEVLGGPPVSRAVLNKAIDHYLALLRSGENISLSVGEGANACYAEGDQASELALRNVAKRLGIEPLSSGSWDNTLAPLNMFLRVCAMLEQEAKEIAVLKGGIDASLVNAAEWDYRPLLQAVDGISAFSVEEVWHLKHSTMLGGVIRFRGNKLTRPKGLKQSSRQKSQVDVDSLDFPEDYFPALLQSTTSWRDRALWTLLLASGIRRSEALNLRWCDVDFAAREVYVLDPNQQRYGRLVPTDVRQLRFKGRSVSQTYMRLPYRNWFFEYLSRYRREEYRLPMDGNDFVFQYLFATYHGRPLHKATDETLNDSFKSAVKRARIPGPAINRNYVWTAHSLRHAYARHMLNDFNVPGQERPGLSEVDVQALLGQKHIGSTRKYAKPHASRLREKLLAHDHQYIQGIVSLPGQTPQLPAPALQSEKNAN, encoded by the coding sequence ATGGCACTGAAGAATGTTCGGAAGAAGCAGGTAACTTGGTCTGGCACCCTTACTTGGGAACTAAAAGACAGAGCGGGAGTTCCGATTTCTGTGTTTTCCGAATTCTGCCGAAAGCTCACGGGCCTTGCCTACGCTACTCAGTTACGTTATACCACCGTAGTCGCAAGATTTATTGACTACCTTTACGAAGTTGAAGTACTAGGTGGCCCGCCGGTTAGTCGCGCTGTCCTTAACAAAGCCATAGACCATTATTTAGCTTTGCTTCGCAGCGGGGAGAACATATCCCTTTCCGTTGGCGAAGGAGCGAACGCATGCTATGCGGAAGGCGACCAAGCTAGCGAGCTGGCGCTGCGCAACGTGGCTAAGCGGCTCGGCATTGAGCCCTTATCATCAGGCAGTTGGGACAACACATTAGCACCGCTAAATATGTTCCTTCGTGTTTGTGCAATGCTAGAGCAAGAGGCTAAGGAAATTGCTGTTTTAAAAGGAGGCATTGACGCAAGCCTCGTTAACGCGGCAGAGTGGGACTATCGACCACTGTTGCAAGCAGTTGACGGGATAAGCGCATTTAGTGTTGAAGAAGTCTGGCACCTCAAGCATTCAACAATGCTAGGGGGTGTCATCCGCTTTCGAGGCAACAAGCTAACACGTCCAAAAGGTCTGAAACAGAGCAGTAGGCAGAAAAGCCAAGTGGACGTCGATTCGCTTGATTTCCCTGAAGATTACTTTCCTGCGCTACTGCAGAGCACAACCTCATGGCGCGACCGAGCGCTCTGGACCCTATTGCTTGCGAGCGGCATTCGGCGTTCGGAGGCACTCAACTTGCGGTGGTGTGACGTCGATTTTGCTGCACGAGAGGTTTACGTGCTCGACCCAAACCAGCAGCGCTACGGCCGACTCGTCCCGACTGACGTGCGCCAACTCCGCTTCAAGGGTCGAAGTGTTTCGCAGACCTATATGCGACTACCATATCGCAACTGGTTCTTCGAATACCTTAGCCGATATCGGAGGGAAGAATACCGGCTGCCAATGGACGGCAACGACTTCGTATTTCAATATCTCTTCGCCACCTACCATGGGCGCCCTCTTCACAAAGCGACGGACGAAACACTCAACGATTCCTTTAAATCGGCAGTCAAGCGTGCCCGCATTCCCGGCCCGGCAATCAACAGGAATTATGTGTGGACAGCGCATTCACTAAGACACGCTTATGCACGGCACATGCTAAACGATTTTAATGTTCCAGGTCAGGAGCGGCCTGGTTTATCCGAGGTAGACGTTCAAGCACTGCTTGGCCAAAAGCATATTGGCTCAACACGCAAATACGCGAAGCCGCATGCTAGCCGACTCCGCGAAAAGCTTTTAGCGCACGACCACCAATACATCCAAGGTATCGTTTCGTTGCCTGGTCAGACACCCCAATTGCCTGCTCCCGCTCTCCAATCGGAAAAAAATGCAAATTAA